A part of Pseudoalteromonas arctica A 37-1-2 genomic DNA contains:
- the thiE gene encoding thiamine phosphate synthase: protein MNNVVWTIAGSDSGGGAGIQADIKAMQSFGVHGCTAITALTAQNSLGVEAINAVSTDIIESQLLALEKDMKAKVIKIGMLANVQQIQLISEHISHYKAKWPVPPVIVYDPVAIASSGDLLTEEDTVSAIKECLLPLVDVITPNTHETQLLTGVYLIGPAAIKEAANKLLSWGAKAVVIKGGHWDYPSGYCIDYCIDSNTQSGEEYWLGNQKIQTPHNHGTGCSMASVIAACLAKDYPLKDAFILAKAYINQGLKQSVRYGEGIGPVAQTSFPTNLADYPQVIEPGSWLGDELDFDVPLDFNMAADFAPCESKSLGLYAVVNSTDWLEKCLQQGIKTAQLRVKNKTQDELDELIKQAVELGKQYNAQVFINDYWQLAIKHGAYGVHLGQEDLEIANLAAIKDAGLRLGLSTHGFYEMLRAHNYRPSYMAFGAIYPTTTKDMTGQIQGLEKLIKFVPLMQSYPTVAIGGIDLSRAEQVAKTGVGSVAVVRAITEADNYVEAISALQVAISSAH from the coding sequence ATGAATAACGTAGTATGGACAATTGCCGGTTCTGATTCTGGCGGCGGTGCCGGTATTCAAGCTGATATAAAAGCAATGCAAAGTTTTGGTGTACATGGCTGCACGGCAATTACGGCGCTTACTGCACAAAATAGTTTAGGCGTAGAGGCTATTAATGCAGTGTCTACCGATATTATTGAATCGCAGTTACTAGCGCTTGAAAAAGACATGAAAGCCAAAGTGATAAAAATTGGCATGTTAGCCAATGTGCAGCAAATTCAGTTGATCAGCGAACATATAAGTCATTATAAAGCTAAATGGCCTGTGCCTCCCGTTATTGTATATGACCCTGTCGCTATTGCCTCAAGCGGTGACTTACTAACAGAAGAAGACACGGTAAGCGCAATAAAAGAATGTTTACTGCCGCTGGTGGATGTAATAACTCCAAATACACACGAAACACAGTTATTAACCGGTGTGTATTTAATTGGCCCGGCTGCAATAAAAGAAGCGGCTAATAAGCTATTAAGCTGGGGCGCAAAAGCCGTTGTTATTAAAGGCGGACATTGGGATTACCCAAGTGGCTACTGCATTGATTATTGTATTGATAGTAATACGCAAAGTGGTGAAGAATATTGGTTAGGCAATCAAAAAATACAAACACCGCATAACCACGGCACCGGGTGTAGCATGGCTTCGGTAATTGCTGCGTGTTTAGCTAAAGACTACCCATTAAAAGATGCCTTTATTTTAGCTAAGGCATATATAAACCAAGGGCTAAAACAGTCAGTACGCTACGGCGAGGGGATTGGACCGGTTGCTCAGACCTCGTTTCCCACTAATTTAGCTGACTACCCACAAGTAATTGAGCCAGGTAGCTGGCTGGGCGATGAACTAGATTTTGATGTGCCGCTTGATTTTAATATGGCGGCAGATTTTGCACCTTGTGAAAGTAAATCGCTGGGCTTATATGCGGTTGTAAATAGCACCGATTGGTTAGAAAAGTGCTTACAACAAGGCATTAAAACAGCGCAGTTACGCGTTAAAAATAAAACGCAAGATGAGCTGGATGAGCTCATTAAGCAAGCTGTTGAGCTGGGCAAGCAATACAACGCACAGGTATTTATAAACGACTACTGGCAGTTAGCTATTAAGCACGGTGCATATGGCGTGCATTTAGGGCAAGAGGATTTAGAGATTGCTAATTTAGCGGCAATTAAAGACGCTGGATTAAGGCTTGGGCTTTCTACTCATGGTTTTTATGAAATGCTACGTGCGCATAATTATCGCCCTAGTTATATGGCATTTGGTGCTATTTACCCAACCACCACAAAAGACATGACAGGGCAAATACAAGGCCTTGAAAAGCTGATTAAATTTGTACCGCTTATGCAAAGCTATCCAACGGTAGCAATAGGCGGTATTGATTTAAGCCGTGCTGAGCAGGTAGCGAAAACCGGCGTAGGCAGTGTTGCCGTAGTGCGTGCGATTACCGAGGCTGATAATTACGTAGAGGCTATAAGTGCTCTGCAAGTGGCCATAAGCAGTGCACATTAA
- a CDS encoding thiazole synthase, with protein sequence MQTKDCLTIYGEQIKSRLLIGSALYPSPDIMTQSIVASGAEIVTVSLRRQQSAAAGDDFWQLIKNTGLKILPNTAGCHSVKEAITLAKMCREVFATDWIKLELIGDDYNLQPDPFALLEATKILINDGFKVLPYCTDDLVLCQRLNELGCEVLMPWGAPIGTGKGLLNSYNLKTIRERLPDTTLIVDAGLGLPSHACQALEMGYDAVLLNSAIAGAGCPITMSRAFKAAVEAGRFAYKAKAMPEKDVAAPSTPTMGMPFWHQQ encoded by the coding sequence ATGCAAACTAAAGACTGTTTAACTATTTATGGAGAGCAAATAAAGAGTCGTTTATTAATAGGCTCTGCACTTTATCCGTCGCCCGACATTATGACCCAATCGATAGTCGCCTCTGGCGCTGAAATTGTAACCGTGTCGCTTAGGCGCCAACAAAGTGCAGCAGCGGGTGATGACTTTTGGCAGTTAATAAAAAATACAGGTTTAAAAATACTCCCTAATACCGCAGGGTGCCACAGCGTTAAAGAAGCTATAACGCTTGCAAAAATGTGCCGAGAGGTATTTGCCACCGACTGGATTAAGCTAGAGCTGATTGGCGATGATTACAATTTACAGCCAGACCCTTTTGCGCTACTTGAAGCCACAAAAATATTAATTAATGATGGCTTTAAAGTATTGCCTTATTGCACCGATGACTTAGTACTTTGCCAGCGCTTAAATGAACTTGGGTGTGAGGTACTTATGCCATGGGGGGCACCAATAGGCACCGGTAAGGGATTGTTAAATAGCTATAATTTAAAAACTATTCGAGAGCGCTTACCCGATACCACATTAATAGTAGATGCCGGTTTAGGTTTGCCATCGCATGCCTGCCAAGCACTCGAAATGGGGTATGATGCGGTATTATTAAATTCAGCCATTGCAGGGGCGGGTTGCCCAATTACTATGAGCCGCGCATTTAAAGCCGCAGTTGAAGCGGGGCGCTTTGCATACAAAGCAAAAGCGATGCCGGAAAAAGACGTTGCAGCCCCATCAACCCCAACAATGGGTATGCCATTTTGGCATCAGCAGTGA
- a CDS encoding HesA/MoeB/ThiF family protein yields the protein MNELSEKETLRYSRHLLLEEVGLEGQLALKSSTVAVVGAGGLGSPALLYLAAAGIGTLILIDDDEVELSNLQRQVLYKINHLGQNKVAAAGKVLASLNNQIDIVTHCQKLDENNAVNMLKGADIVLDCSDNFSTRYCVNRYCIANKTPLISGAALATKGQLMGFDFRQSDSPCYGCVFPQSEATPVINCSNAGVISPLLGVIGSMQAQLTLNLLLGHLSGCVFITFDALTLKQQHFKVIKDSECKECGK from the coding sequence GTGAATGAGCTAAGCGAAAAAGAAACCCTTCGTTATAGCCGCCATTTGTTGCTTGAAGAAGTTGGGCTTGAAGGGCAGTTAGCACTTAAATCCTCAACGGTTGCAGTAGTGGGGGCTGGTGGTTTAGGTAGCCCAGCACTTTTGTATTTAGCTGCGGCGGGCATTGGAACGCTTATTTTAATTGACGATGACGAAGTTGAGCTTTCAAACTTACAGCGCCAAGTGCTTTATAAAATAAACCACTTAGGGCAAAACAAGGTCGCTGCAGCGGGTAAAGTATTAGCGAGCCTGAATAATCAAATAGACATAGTAACGCATTGCCAAAAGTTAGATGAGAATAATGCAGTTAACATGCTAAAAGGTGCTGACATCGTACTTGATTGCTCTGATAACTTTAGCACTCGGTATTGCGTTAATCGTTATTGTATTGCTAATAAAACACCGTTAATTTCTGGTGCTGCACTCGCAACTAAAGGGCAGTTAATGGGCTTTGATTTTAGGCAAAGTGATAGCCCATGTTATGGCTGTGTTTTTCCACAAAGCGAAGCTACACCAGTTATCAATTGCAGTAACGCAGGAGTGATTAGCCCGCTACTGGGTGTAATAGGCTCTATGCAGGCGCAACTTACGCTTAACTTATTATTAGGTCATTTAAGTGGCTGTGTATTTATAACGTTTGATGCGCTTACTTTAAAGCAGCAGCACTTTAAAGTGATTAAAGATTCAGAGTGTAAAGAGTGTGGTAAATAG
- the thiS gene encoding sulfur carrier protein ThiS encodes MNITINGELLNVNSKALVEVLQSFGAVAPFAVAVNGEFIPQSRHSNYVLNEGDSVELLSPIQGG; translated from the coding sequence ATGAATATTACAATTAATGGCGAGCTACTTAATGTTAATAGCAAAGCACTCGTTGAGGTACTTCAAAGTTTTGGTGCAGTCGCGCCTTTTGCTGTGGCTGTTAATGGCGAATTTATTCCACAAAGTCGGCACAGTAACTATGTACTTAATGAAGGCGACAGTGTTGAGTTGCTGTCACCCATTCAAGGCGGATAA
- the rsgA gene encoding small ribosomal subunit biogenesis GTPase RsgA, producing the protein MAKQKKLSKGQSRQIKANHQKRINSADSRPAKKGAQEWQTDNLGQVESAIVISRFGQHADVETENGDVLRCNIRRTVSNLVCGDEVLFRRAKVSEGDLAGVIEATQERRSQLTRPDFYDGVKVIAANIDQILMVSAVLPEFTPSIIDRYLIACEDMGIEPILVLNKTDLIDEAGLNEIQKVLDIYRKLDYQVLLVSNISGDGIDKLKEVLVDKNNIFVGQSGVGKSTLVNTVLPNAEILTKEVSENSGLGQHTTTVSRLHHLPSGGNLIDSPGIREFGLWHLDVERVTWCFKEFREFIGGCRFRDCKHLNDPGCIVKEAVADGRISQLRFDSYHRILETMADGRAGARAPRV; encoded by the coding sequence GTGGCAAAACAAAAAAAATTAAGTAAAGGCCAATCGCGTCAGATCAAGGCCAATCACCAAAAGCGCATTAATAGCGCAGACTCAAGACCAGCTAAAAAAGGGGCGCAAGAATGGCAAACCGATAACTTAGGTCAGGTCGAGAGCGCAATTGTGATCAGTCGTTTTGGCCAACACGCCGATGTCGAAACTGAAAATGGCGATGTACTTCGCTGTAATATACGCCGTACTGTGTCTAATTTAGTATGTGGTGATGAAGTATTATTTCGCCGTGCCAAAGTAAGTGAGGGTGATTTAGCCGGTGTAATTGAAGCCACGCAAGAGCGTCGTTCGCAACTTACCCGCCCAGACTTTTACGACGGCGTAAAAGTTATTGCAGCTAACATTGACCAAATACTCATGGTATCGGCGGTATTACCCGAATTTACACCCAGTATTATCGACCGTTATTTAATAGCCTGTGAAGATATGGGCATTGAGCCAATTTTAGTGCTCAATAAAACCGATTTAATTGACGAAGCAGGCCTTAACGAAATACAAAAAGTTCTCGATATCTATCGTAAACTTGATTACCAAGTACTCCTTGTTAGTAATATATCAGGCGATGGTATCGATAAATTAAAAGAAGTACTTGTTGATAAAAATAATATTTTTGTTGGCCAAAGTGGTGTGGGTAAATCAACCCTCGTTAATACTGTATTGCCTAACGCTGAAATATTAACTAAAGAAGTATCTGAAAACAGCGGCTTAGGCCAGCACACAACAACTGTTTCGCGACTTCACCATTTACCAAGTGGCGGTAACCTAATCGACTCGCCAGGTATTCGTGAGTTTGGTTTATGGCATTTAGATGTTGAGCGTGTAACGTGGTGCTTTAAAGAGTTTAGAGAATTTATAGGCGGGTGCCGCTTTAGAGACTGTAAACATTTAAACGATCCGGGTTGCATCGTTAAAGAAGCAGTAGCCGATGGAAGAATTTCTCAATTGCGCTTTGACAGCTACCACCGAATTTTAGAAACAATGGCCGATGGCCGTGCAGGCGCCCGTGCGCCTCGCGTATAA
- the asd gene encoding archaetidylserine decarboxylase (Phosphatidylserine decarboxylase is synthesized as a single chain precursor. Generation of the pyruvoyl active site from a Ser is coupled to cleavage of a Gly-Ser bond between the larger (beta) and smaller (alpha chains). It is an integral membrane protein.) — protein MSLDKFKIAMQYAMPKHFISRVVGKLAAAKAGALTTTLIKLFIKQYKVDMSEAQYPDPAHYKSFNEFFTRPLKEGMRPMVEDSNIIIHPVDGAISQLGDIVDGQLIQAKGHDYSLQALLGGSQDDTTPFLGGKFATIYLAPKDYHRIHMPVDGTLSKMIYVPGDLFSVNPLTAQNVPNLFARNERVVAIFETEIGPLAMVLVGATIVASIETIWAGTVTPPAGSDVFSWKYPTTGDNAITLKKGEEMGRFKLGSTVVLAWGADKAEILDDQLPEVVTRLGTAFAKIND, from the coding sequence GTGAGTTTAGACAAATTTAAAATCGCAATGCAGTACGCAATGCCAAAACATTTTATTTCACGCGTAGTCGGCAAATTAGCTGCTGCAAAAGCGGGTGCTTTAACCACTACTTTAATTAAACTATTTATTAAGCAATATAAAGTAGATATGAGCGAAGCCCAATACCCAGATCCGGCTCATTATAAAAGCTTTAATGAATTTTTTACTCGCCCTCTAAAAGAAGGCATGCGCCCAATGGTAGAAGATAGCAATATCATCATTCATCCAGTGGATGGCGCAATCAGCCAGCTAGGCGATATTGTTGACGGACAGCTAATACAAGCTAAAGGCCACGATTACAGCTTACAAGCGCTACTAGGCGGCTCACAAGATGATACAACACCATTTTTAGGCGGTAAGTTTGCAACGATTTATTTAGCACCTAAAGATTACCACCGTATTCATATGCCAGTTGATGGCACACTAAGCAAAATGATTTATGTGCCAGGTGATTTATTTTCAGTAAACCCACTTACAGCGCAAAACGTGCCTAACTTGTTTGCACGTAACGAACGGGTAGTCGCAATTTTTGAAACTGAGATTGGTCCGCTTGCTATGGTACTTGTTGGTGCAACAATTGTAGCCAGCATAGAAACTATTTGGGCAGGTACTGTCACGCCACCAGCAGGTAGCGATGTATTTAGTTGGAAATATCCAACCACTGGCGATAACGCTATCACGCTTAAAAAGGGTGAAGAGATGGGTCGCTTTAAATTAGGCTCTACTGTGGTACTAGCATGGGGTGCTGATAAAGCTGAAATACTGGATGACCAACTACCAGAAGTGGTTACTCGCTTAGGTACTGCGTTTGCAAAAATTAACGATTAA
- the orn gene encoding oligoribonuclease, with the protein MTINKSNLIWLDLEMTGLEPETDKILEIATVVTDADLNILAEGPTIAIHQSDELLNGMDEWCTTQHGKSGLTARCKASTFDEAYAVEQTLAFLKQWVPAGTSPMCGNSIGQDRRFMNKYMRELEDFFHYRNLDVSTIKELARRWKPEVLAKVNKKGSHLALDDIKDSIMELKVYRENFFNL; encoded by the coding sequence ATGACTATTAATAAATCAAATTTAATTTGGCTCGATCTTGAAATGACAGGGCTCGAACCAGAGACCGATAAAATACTCGAAATTGCGACGGTTGTCACTGACGCAGACCTGAATATATTAGCCGAAGGGCCAACTATAGCTATTCATCAAAGTGATGAATTACTAAATGGCATGGACGAGTGGTGTACTACTCAACATGGTAAGTCGGGTTTAACAGCACGCTGCAAAGCAAGTACCTTTGATGAGGCCTATGCTGTAGAGCAAACTTTAGCGTTTTTAAAGCAGTGGGTACCAGCAGGCACTTCGCCAATGTGTGGTAATTCAATTGGTCAAGACCGCCGCTTTATGAATAAATATATGCGCGAGCTTGAAGACTTCTTTCATTACAGAAATCTTGATGTGAGTACTATTAAAGAATTAGCACGTCGCTGGAAACCAGAAGTGCTTGCAAAAGTGAACAAAAAAGGCTCACACCTTGCTTTGGATGACATTAAAGATTCGATTATGGAATTAAAAGTCTATAGAGAAAATTTCTTTAATTTGTAA
- a CDS encoding secondary thiamine-phosphate synthase enzyme YjbQ — MSWQQKQITLKPRQRGFHIIDDEILSQLPELASYKIGLLHLFIQHTSASLTINENADPTVRMDMESHFNKFVPERQPYYRHDYEGDDDMPAHIKTSTLGCELSIPISNGYLALGTWQGIYLGEHRDSGGSRRVIATIQGELF; from the coding sequence ATGAGTTGGCAGCAAAAGCAAATTACATTAAAGCCTCGCCAGCGAGGTTTTCATATAATTGATGACGAAATATTATCTCAACTTCCTGAACTGGCGAGTTACAAAATAGGCTTATTACATTTATTTATTCAGCATACCTCAGCGAGCCTCACAATAAACGAAAATGCAGATCCCACTGTTCGTATGGACATGGAAAGCCATTTCAATAAATTCGTTCCTGAGCGTCAACCTTATTATCGCCACGATTATGAAGGTGACGACGACATGCCTGCACACATAAAAACCAGTACGTTAGGCTGCGAGCTAAGTATTCCTATTTCAAATGGTTATTTAGCGTTAGGTACATGGCAAGGCATTTATTTAGGTGAACATCGTGATTCTGGTGGCTCTAGACGAGTTATAGCAACTATTCAAGGGGAGCTATTTTAA
- a CDS encoding FAD-dependent oxidoreductase, with the protein MFYNIAVVGFGLAGRLAALELSKLHHVTVFEADDEHTQNSAGKVAAAMIAPLAESVLCEADLALMGLDSMKRWPGIIAELESEVFFQQQGTLVIAHQQDKGDLQSFAQRIKPLAEHTAEHINAQQITMLEPELAGRFNQGLFLPCEGQIDNQAFYKASFAQLNKRKVKFVFNQRVTISDNKINNRPFDYIIDCRGLGAKNTQDDKPLRGVRGEVARLYAPEVSLIRPVRLMHPRYPIYIAPKPNSEYVIGATEIESQDSGAATVRSTLELLSAAYTVHSGFAEARLLSIQTGLRPAFSNNRPEVSQVGNVISINGLYRHGYMLAPALVAQAVSRIE; encoded by the coding sequence ATGTTTTATAACATTGCTGTGGTGGGTTTTGGTTTAGCAGGGCGCTTAGCTGCCCTTGAGCTAAGTAAGTTGCACCATGTTACTGTGTTTGAAGCCGACGACGAACATACTCAAAATAGCGCCGGTAAAGTGGCAGCAGCAATGATTGCCCCGCTTGCTGAGTCGGTATTGTGCGAGGCTGACTTAGCATTAATGGGTCTTGATTCAATGAAGCGCTGGCCGGGTATTATTGCTGAACTTGAAAGTGAGGTTTTTTTTCAGCAGCAAGGCACTTTGGTCATTGCGCACCAGCAGGACAAAGGCGATTTACAAAGCTTTGCACAACGTATAAAACCGCTAGCTGAGCACACTGCCGAGCATATAAATGCTCAACAAATTACAATGCTTGAACCTGAACTTGCAGGGCGCTTTAATCAAGGCTTATTTTTACCCTGCGAGGGGCAAATTGATAACCAAGCATTTTATAAAGCCAGCTTTGCACAGCTCAACAAACGCAAAGTAAAGTTTGTATTTAACCAGCGCGTAACCATTAGCGACAATAAGATAAATAATCGACCGTTCGATTACATTATTGATTGCCGTGGGCTTGGTGCTAAAAATACTCAAGATGATAAACCGCTTAGAGGTGTGCGCGGCGAAGTAGCAAGGTTATACGCACCAGAGGTAAGTTTAATCAGGCCCGTGCGTTTAATGCACCCGCGTTATCCAATTTATATAGCGCCTAAACCTAACAGTGAATATGTAATTGGTGCGACAGAAATAGAATCGCAAGACAGCGGCGCCGCAACAGTGCGCTCAACTCTTGAGTTACTTTCAGCAGCTTATACCGTACACAGCGGGTTTGCCGAAGCACGACTACTTAGTATTCAAACCGGATTACGCCCTGCATTTAGCAATAACCGCCCAGAAGTATCACAAGTTGGTAATGTAATTAGCATTAACGGTTTGTATCGACATGGTTATATGTTGGCGCCGGCATTAGTGGCGCAAGCAGTTTCACGAATAGAGTGA
- the thiC gene encoding phosphomethylpyrimidine synthase ThiC — protein MSNTTNKASRRETRAAASEYIYNLTGQPFPNSHKVYVEGTQPGVRVGMREITLSDTFIGGTDENPVYESNDPLRVYDTSGPYTDPNFELDVRKGLPKFREQWIESRGDTEVLESVTSQFSQQRMADEGLDHIRFDHLPKIRRGVAGKNVTQMHYARQGIITPEMEYVAVRENMGRAEIRKELLAAQHKGESFGASIPEFITPEFVRDEIARGRAILPNNINHPETEPMIVGRNFLVKVNANIGNSSVSSSIEEEVEKMVWSTRWGADTVMDLSTGRYIHETREWVVRNSPVPIGTVPIYQALEKVNGVAEDLTWEIFRDTLIEQAEQGVDYFTIHAGVLLRYVPMTAKRVTGIVSRGGSIMAKWCLAHHKENFLYTHFEDICEILKQYDVCFSLGDGLRPGSIADANDEAQFSELRTLGELTKIAWKHDVQVFIEGPGHVPMHMIKANMDEQLEHCGEAPFYTLGPLTTDIAPGYDHITSGIGAAQIAWYGCAMLCYVTPKEHLGLPNKEDVKEGLITYKIAAHAADLAKGHPGAQERDNALSKARFEFRWHDQFNIGLDPDRAREYHDETLPQESGKVAHFCSMCGPKFCSMKISQEVRDYAKDLETRGIDPNDAGEAIEIKMIDVEAEMKAKSAQFKQTGSEIYHKAV, from the coding sequence ATGTCAAATACTACAAATAAAGCGTCACGCCGAGAAACTCGTGCTGCCGCGTCTGAATATATTTATAACTTAACGGGTCAACCGTTCCCAAATTCTCATAAAGTATACGTTGAAGGCACTCAACCTGGCGTGCGCGTTGGTATGCGTGAAATCACATTAAGTGATACGTTTATTGGCGGTACAGATGAAAACCCTGTTTATGAGTCAAACGATCCGCTACGTGTTTACGATACGTCGGGCCCGTATACCGATCCTAATTTTGAACTTGATGTACGCAAAGGCTTACCAAAATTTCGTGAACAATGGATTGAAAGCCGTGGCGACACAGAAGTTTTAGAGTCAGTTACGTCGCAATTTTCGCAGCAACGCATGGCAGATGAAGGGCTGGATCATATTCGCTTTGATCACCTTCCAAAAATTCGCCGTGGTGTCGCTGGTAAAAACGTAACGCAAATGCACTACGCACGCCAAGGGATTATTACTCCTGAAATGGAATACGTAGCCGTTCGCGAAAATATGGGACGTGCAGAAATTCGTAAAGAATTATTAGCAGCGCAGCATAAAGGCGAGTCGTTTGGCGCGAGTATTCCTGAATTTATTACCCCAGAATTTGTACGCGATGAAATAGCCCGTGGTCGCGCTATTTTACCAAATAATATAAACCATCCAGAAACAGAACCTATGATTGTAGGGCGTAACTTTTTAGTTAAAGTTAACGCCAACATTGGTAACTCATCGGTCAGCTCATCGATTGAAGAAGAAGTAGAAAAAATGGTGTGGTCTACCCGCTGGGGCGCAGACACCGTGATGGACTTATCAACGGGTCGTTACATTCACGAAACGCGTGAATGGGTTGTACGTAACTCGCCTGTACCTATTGGCACAGTACCGATTTATCAAGCGCTTGAAAAAGTAAATGGTGTGGCTGAGGATTTAACGTGGGAGATTTTCCGCGATACGCTTATTGAACAAGCCGAGCAGGGTGTTGATTACTTTACTATTCATGCCGGTGTACTGCTTCGTTACGTACCAATGACCGCTAAACGTGTAACCGGTATTGTGTCGCGCGGTGGCTCAATTATGGCTAAGTGGTGTTTAGCGCATCATAAAGAAAACTTTTTATACACGCACTTTGAAGATATTTGCGAAATTTTAAAACAATACGATGTGTGTTTTTCACTTGGTGATGGACTTCGCCCAGGCTCTATTGCTGATGCCAACGATGAAGCACAGTTTAGTGAGCTGCGCACATTAGGTGAACTGACTAAAATTGCGTGGAAACACGATGTACAGGTATTTATTGAAGGTCCTGGACATGTGCCAATGCACATGATTAAAGCCAATATGGACGAGCAATTAGAGCATTGCGGCGAAGCGCCATTTTATACATTAGGTCCACTAACGACCGATATTGCACCAGGGTACGATCATATCACTTCAGGCATTGGTGCTGCTCAAATAGCATGGTACGGCTGTGCAATGCTTTGCTATGTAACACCTAAAGAGCATTTAGGTCTGCCAAATAAAGAAGATGTTAAAGAAGGCTTAATCACCTACAAAATTGCAGCACATGCTGCCGATTTAGCAAAAGGGCACCCTGGTGCGCAAGAGCGCGATAACGCCTTATCAAAAGCGCGCTTTGAATTTAGATGGCATGACCAATTTAATATTGGTTTAGATCCAGATCGAGCTCGCGAGTACCACGACGAGACCCTTCCGCAAGAATCAGGTAAAGTGGCTCACTTTTGCTCCATGTGTGGACCTAAATTTTGTTCTATGAAAATTAGCCAAGAAGTACGCGATTACGCTAAAGATTTAGAGACACGCGGTATTGATCCAAATGACGCTGGCGAGGCTATTGAAATCAAAATGATTGATGTAGAAGCCGAAATGAAAGCTAAATCTGCCCAGTTTAAGCAAACAGGCTCAGAAATTTACCACAAAGCGGTATAG
- a CDS encoding IS110 family transposase → MMFIGIDISKEKIDLSWLRDQLTNKIKTKVFKNKRQDFVTIEKWLLNTTKSAASELVITLEPTGVYHEALMYFLHEQGFNIILANPGKAKKYADALNIIHKTDKSDATMLAHYGCAKHAVVNYWQPEALEIRELKALIRRLDALESNRQREANRLEASEFSNVSARVCQSIKVTIAFLDDEIKQLKSDIDNHIDNEPDLKRNRKLLESIPGIGPVLSRELTYLFAAKKFNKAKEAAAYCGLIPRHNESGKLKGRTSISKLGPARIRCKLYMAAIVAGQWNKTIKRHKLTLINNGKTPMQAVCANMRKLIHICFGVIKNQEAFKLQES, encoded by the coding sequence ATGATGTTTATCGGCATTGATATTAGTAAAGAGAAGATTGATTTATCGTGGTTGAGAGACCAGCTTACAAATAAAATTAAAACAAAAGTCTTTAAAAACAAGCGCCAAGACTTTGTAACAATAGAAAAATGGCTTTTAAATACAACTAAAAGCGCTGCTAGTGAGCTCGTTATCACCCTCGAACCAACGGGTGTTTATCATGAAGCGCTGATGTATTTTTTACACGAGCAAGGCTTTAATATTATTTTAGCGAACCCAGGTAAAGCTAAAAAGTATGCAGACGCTTTAAACATAATTCACAAAACAGACAAATCTGATGCAACGATGCTTGCTCATTATGGCTGTGCTAAGCACGCAGTCGTTAATTATTGGCAACCTGAAGCGTTAGAAATTAGAGAGCTTAAAGCCCTTATTCGTCGTTTAGATGCGCTTGAGAGTAACCGACAACGAGAAGCTAACCGATTAGAAGCAAGTGAATTCAGCAACGTTTCCGCGCGTGTTTGCCAATCGATAAAAGTGACAATCGCGTTTTTAGATGATGAAATTAAACAGCTTAAATCTGACATTGATAACCACATAGATAATGAACCTGATTTAAAAAGAAACAGGAAACTACTTGAGTCTATCCCTGGCATAGGGCCCGTATTATCGAGAGAGCTGACGTATTTGTTTGCGGCTAAAAAATTTAATAAAGCCAAAGAAGCGGCAGCTTATTGTGGATTAATCCCACGGCATAATGAATCGGGTAAATTAAAAGGGCGAACATCAATCAGTAAACTTGGGCCAGCCAGAATTCGATGCAAACTTTATATGGCGGCCATTGTTGCAGGGCAATGGAATAAAACAATAAAGAGACACAAGTTAACGTTAATAAACAATGGTAAAACACCGATGCAAGCTGTGTGTGCAAATATGCGAAAGCTAATTCATATATGTTTTGGTGTAATAAAAAACCAGGAAGCGTTTAAGCTCCAAGAAAGTTAA